ctttctattatttattcagCCACACCTTGCTGAGAATTTCAACTTCTAGTATTGCAATTGTGAGGAAGGAGTTGTATTTCATTCACATGTCCTTGTTTTCATCTGTGGATCTCAAAGCACATCAAACTCATCTTGTATATACCTGGGAGATAAGGCAAAAGGTACAGATGTAGAGATGTGCTTCAAGTTTTCCTGCAGACCAGTAGCCGGAGCAGGAACAGAATCGAGGGACTCCAGTCTTGGGGTTTACTTCTCATTTGTAAGAATTCTGAAATACCTACTTAGTAACTGTATTTAAGAGGCATTTCATAGATGAAAAGTACTGTGATTAGCAGTGTAGCTCATTTATCTAAAGGACACTGAATAACGAATATCCAGCTATAGAAATGGCAGTCATATGGCTtgcaactgttttgttttttttaatcttattatACTTTCATTCCACAGGTAAAGGAGTTAAAACTTTCACATCCAAAACTGTGTACTAATCAACTAGTTTTTGCTTGTAAGATTCATCTGTTTAATACTGGTCTTGTCTGAAATAAAGACAGATTTAGGgaataggaaataaataggaaattcTGTAGCTTCTTATAGCCCAGCATAGCTGGACTACATTCATGTAGCTTCTTATAGCTCAGCACATTTTAAccctctctttctcctcctcttgtGTTCAAGCCCTTCAAGCTGTGTATTAGAATACTGACTGACAATGCATTTGCTGATAACACATCAACATTAATGCTCCACTCTGATATGGGACCCCTTTCACAGCCTCGACATCTTGTCTGACTTTTGAggacagaagagcagcagcctctgagggtttttctgtattcttttttgtttttaaacagaaggaATGGCTTTCAGCATTTCTGGATGCAGGATATTCAGTGTTCTCACTTATACTAACGTGTACAGAAGGCCGTGACGTTTGGGTGGCACAATTTCTATCCTGTCAATAAGAACACATTGTACGTTCAGTAAAGAAGTATCTCCAATGTATTGGAAGTTTCTGCCCTCTACTGGCATTCCTGAAGATCAGTCTCACCCCAGCTGTGGGAGTCTGTGTTCATATCCCAAAAGAGTCATCACAGACCGTGATGGAGACCGGCTGCATTTATGAAGCAAATCCCTTAAAGCACGGTGCTTCAGGAAGTGTAGGAATGACAGTGTCTGACAGGGATCCAAATCTCAGCTGACACCTGTGCTGACTTCTGCAACGTTTTTCAGATGTCTGTCTACTTCTCTCACATCGTTCAACACCACAACGGCCAGACTGACACATCTCCATGTACTATTATAGTCcccatctgttttttttttccaggcagcCATTGAAGGGaagaacaaatacaaaaataagagctacttttttttttatagcgGGGGtttccatttttccatttctctattggaagcaaataaataaataaataaataaatgctatttaaCTGGTCTGTATGTGGATCACGCTTCGCAAGATGGAGAGCTCAGTCTGAACAGCAGCTCGACTCACCCTCTCACgcaagaaacatttaaaacaacttACCACCCAGTATTCACGGgtactttgcttttcagtgataTTCTTTCATACAATCTTGTTTTGCACTCGtgctttattaaaatatatgttttctaAATCTGtaggagaaaaacattaatGTAGATTGGATCTGTCCCCACTGCCAAGGAATTCAGaagttacattttaaaagacacATCTGTACCCAGTACTACCTACTGCGTCAAAGTTTGCTGCAGTTCAGAGTAACAGCATCCGTGTATGTGTGGAGGTACCACGTAATTGTATCACCTTTTTAAAGGCATCTTGGTTAAGGTCTGGAAACATGCTTAGAGACAAGGGATAGATTGCTACATCTGTACAGTGAGAATGGATCAGCTTAGAGCGGGACAGATCTACGTGGTATTTGGGTTTCACTTTACTGCTTATTGAAGAAGTGAAGTCTGGGGAAATGTGTATCTTCAGAAGATTGTACAAGAAAAGTGCCTTATTAAACTGGCTCCATACATGTGAATTTCTGAACAAGACACCAGCTAATATAAAACTGGCATATTAACCTTCTTAAAACATTCCAGTTAGCACTTTTTACCACTCTCCCATTGCTACAGCCAGCTTTCCTCTTAGATTTATTACCACTTCTTATCCAGCACAAGCTGAGTGAGGACACTGAGATGGGCACCTTTTGTACAATAGGCATTTTCTACCATTCCTGTCCCTTCAAgcaagagcagaaggaaagctcTGTTGCAGATGTGCCTGTTGCTACACTCGCATTCAAGAAGGATTTATTGCATCTCATGAGATTACACAGATCATCTTACAGTAACTGGGACCTCTCATTTAATTAGCTAGGCAAAAAAGCCATACACACAGCTGGTTCAGTGTCTGATGGATTCAGGGGTCTGCACAGGAAGCTCCAGGGGCTAGTGACACCATGCCATTTTCAACACTATCCTGACACAGCTGTTCATCTTCTAGAGCCATGCTGGTGCATTCATATAACTTGACATGGGGGAGAGACAACTGATCTTTCCACAGACTTAGCAACCCTCTCCCTAGCATAGCATACACACTGTTCATTTCCCAAACTTTCTCTGATGCTGGCAAAGCATACCTGAAGCAGCTAAGTGTAAACAACAGGCTTACTACATGTTTTCCTATCAAGACCATCAGGTCTTTCCAATGGAGAATAATCTATGCAATAGATCccatatcattttattttttgatattttcatctctttagCAAAACAAGACTTAATTTCCATCTCTCCCCCTGTATAATCTCAGGGTTGGTTATTTAGAACCTTCTATTGCCACATGGCAATAACCCAGTGCCTTTTTTCACTAGGTCAATAACAACATTAAGGTAAAGATACATGTCTGTAATTCAAAGATGCTTGAAAAGCCTCTGTAGCCTCTAGCAAATAAAAGGTTCTCTGTTTGTGTCTTAAGTTCCATTCAGTGCACGCCTTTGCTATTTCTAAACTGTAAATTCAGTTAACAAATTGATCAAAGTATTACAAATGTCTGGATTACAGGGACAGAGACAGTTCAATATGTAAAACAATATACATTTATTTAGCACAAAATATTCATGTTCAAATAGAAGTGCACACTTTTTCCTAGTGTTTATGTATTAACACAAAGGCATTTTTGGCAAAACCGCTGTTTTATCCTACGGCTGTAGGCCTGATAGCAGTTTATAAACTGTAAGGCAAATTAGGAACTCCTCAAGTTAACAATCCCTATATAGTTCCACTAACTCCAGCAGAACATATGCAAAGAGAAGTGTTAGAAGACTAGGACATATGAACACAGTGTTTCCTATAATAACAGCCAACACAATAGCAGGGGTAGAGTTATATTCCcagacagagaaagaagtaaaaaaggcAACTGAAAGATTCTCAGTAACTTGCTAGAGACACTGATTGAGAAAGGTATCCAATCATTATATGTGAGATTACACAACAGTAATGCAGCTCCCAgttcagagaaaacaagcacATCACCACATAATGCTCAGGATTTAGGACATCTACAGACTCTAAAGACTGCAGCTTCAATTTAGAGACAAATGCATGATACTTTCTGGTAAATAAACACAGATAGCTCACAACAGAAATACTACTTGAAATTTGATTCCAATAATGACATTGTTACAGTCGCTGGATACAGATCACCACACAAATTATGCTGGCAGATGGACTTTCCATAGCTTCCCCTTTGCTGAAGTTCCACCATCTTAAGCATCCTACATCAAAGATGTGCTGGAACTAGTTCGGTCTTCCCTCCTGCAGTTATCACCTGGATTAGACTCCCTGAGTTTGGTCGATTCTTTCCTGTTATCCAGTCATAAAaggttctgtttttaaataaatagataaaacaGGATGGGGaggataaaaataagaaatactaTCAGGCACATTGACAGGAAGTATAAAATAAAGACCCAATTATtgtccttcttttttccccccctctgtAGCAATTTCTACATTGTGTCAAACACTGCCAATGTATCATCAGATTCAAACTTCGGTCAGATGGAGATCTGGAGAAATCAGAGATCTGGAGAAATCAGAAGCACTTTACAGAACACACATGAAATTTTCAGAACACCTCAAAGCAAAATACCAGGTGTTTAAAACATCACAGGTCTGCCCAGGTTGAAAAAACAAATACGCTGAAAGGGGGAGGCAGGAGCTATAGAAGTTGCCTTTATAGCATACATCATAAACACAGACATATGGCTGAAATAGGGTTGGTAAACCTTGGAGCCGTTACAAGTTACAGGTTAAATGACTGTTTTTAGCCCCCACATCTCTGTATCCTATTCCTATTCTCTTCTTACACATCCCTTACTTTTCAGCCTATGCAAATACCCtttatttccaaattatttttccttaaccCATTGTTCTGCCAACAGGGAAATAACTGTGAAAAAAGTCTtggcagaagcacagaaagttcAAGATATCCAAAATATGCTGAGTAAGGTGGGCTCGTTCTGGACAGCACACCTGAACGCTGCTCATCAAAATTGATAAAGGTATTTTTCAGGTCCATCAACCTTTCTGTCATCGCAAACTTAGTAGTTACCATTTTGGAGCTTCCTGCCATCTgacagatggaaaaaacaaagaaaaaaaagaagaaaaaaaagaaaaacaaaacaaaaaaacctttggCTGAACTACACTAAACAAAACCAGGAGTTCTTCCAGCTTTAAGAAGTGGATTAACACACCAAAAACTGGGcagtaaaataaatcaaaacaaataaacaacgTCAAAGTTTACGAGCTTATTTGCAGTTTACCTTTAAACTACTGACTCTTGCATTTCCAATTTAATTTGCCTACAGCCTTTACTCTGGATTTCAACTACTTAAGGCCATCTTATCATTGTAACTGACATAGAGATGCTGTAGTTGATGGAGCTGGGCTAATTTTCCATTTAAGAAGCCTGCACAATAGGCCTGACCTCATCTGGAGACCTACAAATCAGGGaaattatggggaaaaaatgcccAAATCCATGACAGCCATTTAGAAAGAGCAGGCAGGAAGACTGAACAGCAAAACTGACAGTAAGAACTGCTTAGTTGTCACATGCATACTCACTCAGCAATGAATTCTAAGGATGTCCAAGAGCTGAAATCTGCATCAGGCATTGATTTCCTGTTCGCTGGCGTATCCAAGGTAACTCTGTAATTAAAACAAGATAAACCCTTATTTATTCATCATGTTTCTGATAAAAGCCCCCTGCTTCTTTTCATTGCTGTAAcatatgtttgtattttatacCATGCGGTACAGATCTCCCTTGCTTTCTTTACACGTTAACAGCATATAACTATCAGTTTCAATGTACATCAAAGGCTACAGCCTGAAACCCCTTAGCTCCCTGCCTTGCTGATGACATCCAACCCACCAGGCCTAtcacccagcacacagctccctCCCAGCCTCTCTCATGCAGACAGGCTGTAGCACTAATATTCTTGCCTGTATGTATCACACAGCACGTGCCCTACTACTACTGCCCTCAACCTGTGCACTTGTAGCTCACTCAAGTGTGTAGGCCCAGTAAGTTTTGACTTTGATAATAATAAAGGCTGAAGTTTTCAGAACTGTCTTACTGCTATACTGTTGACAATACAGTATATAATTACTCTCAAGGACTCCCTCAAGCATAGAGTTTTGCATGAGACCTGTGCAAATCCAGAATGGCCAAAAGTACAAAAGTGTTCTTGGTGTCTGCCTGCCTGCAAAGCTCTGTAGGACATTGTGTTCGTGATCCAACGCTCTCAGTGCTGTTGCTTTCTGACCTGATGGAGTGTGCATAACAGCACGTATGTGAGGAAAACACACAGTTAGATTTTGGGCAACATCCCAAATACCCATACACAACTGTTTAAAATCTTAAGTTTTGGTTCCAGGTATGGACCTGGTAAGATAAATAACTCTTGCAGCAATACCAATGGACTTTGATATACTAAGACCTACCAGCTCACTCATTTTTACTGACTTTTCTCAAAGCATCAAAAAGATAGCTAGGACAGACAAATACAAGCTAGATTCTTTTTCCTGCAGATCTTCCATGTAACTAATTTTTACTGATCAACCCCAGGTGCTTCTGTGGATGAAGATATGAAGATTTTCTAAGTCAAAACTTGTCCAGTAATCCTTTCTTTGCTATAATTATACAACTAAGTCTAAAATTGTGCTGAAAAGTCCTTCTTACCTTCTGACTGTACTGAAAAAGGTACATGTTAGCAGTTGGCTACTGTTAGAATGTTTAAAGCTGAATCAACTTTTAATCCTAACACCCACTACTGGTTTGCACAGCAAGTGAATAAAGTTATCCACTGTTGGGACAGCTTGCCCACTGCCACTTTCATATGTTCAAGACACTCCTTTTCACAGTCTAAGCTATTTGAATAGCGTGGACAGGACATCACAACCACACCAGTGCAACTCTAGGTTGCAGCAGTAACAAAACAGTGCGGGCAAAGGTAAGTATTCAAGCACTTACGGTAAAatagcaacagcagcagagccagatGGCAAGCCGCTATTGGCACCAGCCAAACTCCGACACAGCTGGTGCACTGCTCCTTTAGCCATGCCATAGCCAACCATCCCTAGCAACAGAAAACAGGCAAACTAAAGCACAGTTCTCAATATCATCAGTAGTAAGACACAAACACAcgttatttaattaataataagtTTTGTATCACTTACCATAGCCAGAACAGAAATAGatttaaaacatacagaaatattattaaagaaaaaaatgaaatttaaatttataagagaaaaacaaacccaaacaaaagcCTTCTAATAGACATCCAGGAACAACAGAAAAGCTTTGAGCGTTACAGAACTGACAAACCTATTGCTTTCAACATGTTTAATTAACACTTCAGAACACACCCTGAAGGACCAAGAGAGTTAACCtcactggttttgttttctaagtgcAAAGAGACTCACTGACTTTAATCAAGCAATCACCTGTTAACTCAGAGCATAAGTCTGAAGTACTCACAGTTTTGGACCTGAGCAGTTATAGCGGACTTCTCTCCAGAACAGTaactcactgcagcagcatcctaATTCTGACAGGCCCTCTGGAGGAAGCTACAAAAAGCCTATCAGACAGAAAACCCAGTCCGGGCAGAAAGCGACTAAACCACCTGCATATAAATCCAGCATCTTcaggagcacagctgcttttcagaCAGCCAGTACTCAGCAGTGTACGATGTGTGGGAATGAGAGCACGCAACATACTGCTCAAGTACAAGAGCTGGACAATCAAGGTGCTACAGGTCTCAGTTGTCTCATGGTACACATCTGCCAAGCAGCCTAAACAGTGATTAAGCACATAGGAAAAAGataaatggcctcaagttgcgccaaggtaagtttaggttggatgttaggaaacacttctttgcagaaagggtagttaagtactggaataggctccccatggaggtggtggttgagtcactgtccctggatgtgtttaagagccgtttggatgtggtgctcagggatatgatttagcagagggttgttagagttagggtactatggttaggctgcggttggacttgatgatcttcaaggtcttttccaacctgtgtaattctatgattctaaatgtaTTTTGTCTACTACAACTGGATGACTTTCTACCTCTCCGTACAACTCCTTTTCAAAGTACCCAAGGAAGTATTCTGCAATGAAGGTATAAAGGTAATTTTGCATTACATAAATGTTTCTGTTACATTCAATTAGATATACTGTACAGTATCCACAGTTATTAGGAGGAATCACCATCAGCAGCAGCTACCTCCTTTTATTTTACGATAAAATATTTACACTTCTATCATATTACCCTCTGCTATAAACCAGATACCAAGTCTTCTTAAGCCTTTTCTATGTTTCTTAGCCATCGCTGTTGAACTACTTACTGTAGCTAttgcattattttcagttttcttcaatTTGCATTGAATGAGTCAACATtttcacacagaacaaaaatcacaggaagatcaaacaagaaaaagaggaTTCCTTCCTTAATGGCTGAAAATAACACGCCAGCAAGTCATATTTGCAAAAGTTGAGTAACAATTCTTTCCCAACCCTTCCTGAAGTTAATAAGCTGCATGTGTTTGcccaaagcactgctgtgcttttaaaaaacaatccAGACTCATTGAAAACTGCTAgctgaaaacatgaaagcaaaTCACTGATGCTTGTGTTGTGGTCCCTACCTCCCCAGACAAAAGACATTATGAAAGTTCAGTTTGCCAAAGTTCGCGTTATTTCATTTGTAGATGGTCAGTCAGTAGTAGACAGTAAATTATGCATCTGCTTATTCACATCAAGTAAACCTTTTAACTTCAGACCATGCCAGACACAGCTGTAAACTCAGAATgaggatgaggagctacaagacacagtttagtggtttgctgtagctacagtaatgggaggatggctggactacgtggtcttgtaggtcctttccaaccttatgattctaggattctaaaGGTAAATCATTAACTAGAAAATACAGCGTATTCCTCCTGAGTCACTACAGATGCAGCTTTCAGGAATATTCATTAATTTTGTAACATGCTTTACAGCGGTAGTAGCTACATCTCATCAAAGTACTGTTAAGTCACACTAGTAAACTGGGAAAATATTTGTCTCACAAAACTTTCCTTGCCTGCGGGCTCTTTTGAATTGCTCCCAATTGGGagtgagatgaaaaaaaaacctgagaaAACTTTGTTCTAAATAGGTTGGAGGGCGAAGCTAAAGATCAACAAGCTTATCTGTGCCTGAAGTGAAGGTGGCCTGGAATCAGAACATGAACAGGACAAGCACATTTAGCAGAATCAGCTGAGTCATCACTAGTTGAAAAACAGGGTAGTTAGGGACTTCACTtcttagaaaacaaataagAGATTTAACTGTATTTGAGCGCTATACTTACAGCTTGCTGCGTACCTTAATTCTTCACtattttccaaattattttttactatatCTTATATTAGCCAAGTCCATTTCACCAGTGCATATCCACTATTAACTAAATACTGATTCTGTTAGTATTCCAGCTTCAAGAAATTCAGTGTTGCCACCTGTAAAATTACACTTACCTTAAGCACTTCAGCAGCCATTTTCCATTTGTAATGGATGTCAAGAAACTGGCAAGTGAAACTACTCTTCATGAACAATACCGCTCAGATTAACACAGAGGTATGAGGTTGCCACACATGACGTCACTTTACCTGGAGTTCCAGATAAAGCAGCTTGAGCTCCCGTCAAAGTCAAGAGACCTCcttctttcagatgttttgtgGCCAGGTGGCTGGAAATAGTGGATGTCCAAACACTTTGTTTCCACATCAGATCACAGTTTTTGTACAAAGCTGATTAAAAAGATAATGAGTTATAGTAACTAGGAGAAAAAAGATCTCTAATCCTGGTTGTCTTCCTATCACACATAGTGCAACAGTACCACACAAAGTACTATAGTGATATGCTTTCAATTATTTTCCACTTCCACACTGGGTAAAATATAGATTTATATCTTTTCTATCTCTGGGTGCCAAACCTCAGCTCTACAGCATGTATTCTAGGCAATTACCTGCTTtctatcaaaaataaaaacacaatatATAAACATCAGATAGGTCC
This DNA window, taken from Excalfactoria chinensis isolate bCotChi1 chromosome 4, bCotChi1.hap2, whole genome shotgun sequence, encodes the following:
- the QDPR gene encoding dihydropteridine reductase, which gives rise to MAAAGRVLVYGGRGALGSQCVQYFKSRNWWVASIDLTENEEASASVVVRATESFTEQAEQVTAEVGKLLGEEKVDAILCVAGGWAGGSAKAKSLYKNCDLMWKQSVWTSTISSHLATKHLKEGGLLTLTGAQAALSGTPGMVGYGMAKGAVHQLCRSLAGANSGLPSGSAAVAILPVTLDTPANRKSMPDADFSSWTSLEFIAETFYDWITGKNRPNSGSLIQVITAGGKTELVPAHL